The Pelodiscus sinensis isolate JC-2024 chromosome 13, ASM4963464v1, whole genome shotgun sequence genome includes a region encoding these proteins:
- the ITM2A gene encoding integral membrane protein 2A encodes MVKIAFSSPFAHKDEPKKDAAEALVADKDPEIATHGNENSSGRCLLTLLGLAFILAGVVVGGACIYKYFMPRHKVYRGEMCYFENENQDHAVEPYFLPIAEEADIREDDNIAIIDVPVPKFSDSDPAAIVHDFDRLLTAYLDLQLGKCYVIPLNTSIVMPPRNLMDLFAKLATGSYLPQTYLVHEEMVVTEEIDNVSDLGIFIYQLCVGRDTFRLQRRDQRAGIQKRSAESCHIIRHFANSFVVETKICQQ; translated from the exons ATGGTGAAGATCGCCTTCAGCTCCCCGTTCGCCCACAAGGACGAGCCCAAGAAGGATGCGGCCGAGGCGCTGGTGGCCGACAag gaTCCAGAAATTGCAACACACGGAAATGAAAATTCATCTGGAAGGTGTTTATTGACCCTGCTGGGACTTGCATTCATTTTAGCAGGGGTTGTGGTTGGTGGAGCTTGCATCTACAAGTACTTCATGCCTAGG cataAGGTATACCGTGGGGAAATGTGttactttgaaaatgaaaatcagGATCATGCTGTGGAACCATACTTCCTGCCCATTGCAGAAGAAGCTGATATTCGGGAAGATGATAACATAGCAATCATTGATGTTCCAGTTCCGAAGTTCTCAGATAGTGATCCAGCAGCAATTGTTCATGATTTTGACAGG CTTCTGACTGCTTATCTTGACTTACAACTGGGTAAGTGCTATGTGATCCCTCTGAATACATCCATTGTTATGCCACCAAGGAATCTGATGGACCTGTTTGCAAAACTGGCG acTGGTTCTTACTTGCCTCAGACATATCTAGTCCATGAAGAAATGGTGGTAACGGAAGAGATAGATAATGTGTCTGATTTGGGCATTTTCATTTACCAGCTTTGTGTTGGAAGAGACACCTTCAGACTGCAGCGCAGAGATCAGAGAGCAG GTATCCAGAAGCGCTCAGCTGAGAGCTGTCATATAATCAGACACTTTGCAAATTCTTTTGTGGTTGAAACAAAGATCTGTCAACAGTGA